Part of the Leptodactylus fuscus isolate aLepFus1 chromosome 6, aLepFus1.hap2, whole genome shotgun sequence genome, CTTGCAGGCCTgtcacaaatccattaaaaattacattgatttcaatgagatttGATCTGGTGCTATTAGTGACCGTTATTGTTAGTTTACACCAAACCTATCACGTCTGTTTctagtggacaaaaaaaaaaaaaatcctgcgtgCAGGACTTTTATGCCCGTGAAAAATAAGTCATGATGAACGCCAAAGGTAAATTATTTAACTTTAAAGTCTAATGTCTGTGATGATGCTCAAAGTGGGGAGCAGTTTAGTTTGGAAACGTCTATATACAAGGTATCTTTAAATCTTTGGATTCCCTGAGCAGCATATTCAATATTCCCCATACGCAATTTTTCAGGTGCCTCCAAATTAGACACGCCATGTCCACTCATTTCCTGCAACCAGATCTTTACATTTCCAACTACCCCCTTCATTGGTATACTTATCTCCCAGGGTCCCCGTAGTCTGATTTTAGTCCTATACGCACATTTCATAcaagttacactaggttcacacctgcttggggacccaaaaaaatggAACCCCAAACCGctcaaaaagcagttacctgtggaccccatagattataatgggctcCACTAGGATTCCACCCAAAACATacagaggttaaaaaaaaaaaaaaaaagtcctgcttgcaagtgTAATGGAGAATGGAAACTGtgcccaggtgtgaacctagccttaaggtGTCCCATATTCCTGCACTGGAGAAATAACTCACTCACTAAACTTATCTAGAACTTCAAGAATCAGCACAGTATGTCTCCCCCATCTGCCAATAAGAAGCTAATACAAGTATATATTATCCACCAGAGCTATGTGACTATGTTACATATTCAGATTTCTGGCACATGATGTGGAGCTGTCCTATATTCTGAGATGTTTGGACATTGATTGTGGGACTCCTATAGGACATTTTAACACCAGTCTCACTCACCCCCTAGATTTGCCTTTATAGTATCATAGATGAGGAACTATAGCAACACCACCCCAGAATCTTTTTATGGGAATCCCTATTCTTAGCTAGAAAGCCTATTGCCTTGAGAAGGATGGCTCTCTCTCTTTTGTTGTCAATGTGGAGAAAACTGGTTAAATGGTTCTACCATtacaatcccatttttttttctccctaacacataggaatagccttaagaaaggctattcttctcctactcttagaagtcttctccgcaccaccgatCGGTAGACATCCcgcttttcttcagtatgcaaaagagttctcacagcactgggggcagtcccctgtgctgcgagaacacTCCAGCGACAGCCTCTGTCTTCCTCTGGCACGTCTCTCCTCGATGTCTTCTTCCAATaatttcttctggatttaaacGTCACGCATGCGAGGTCGGCTTTGCCATCGagtaaagccgactgtgcatgtctgtggccattttcttgtgatcgCTTACACGTACTGTTGGGAAGATGACCCCCATCCATTCCTTTATGCCAAGTTATTTGCATCCTTAggctgtttttttggtttttggtaaGTATTTGGTAGGAAAAccccaaggatttttttttccccctagggACACCCTGAGTCTGAAAAGGATGGGAAACACTGTCCTACATGAAAGTTATATAATGCAAACCAtaacctacttttttttttttttttttttttttaagcaaaaggaATTGTATTTGAGCTGAACATGGGGCCAAGCATAGGCTGCAGTAAGCCTGCTTTGTGGGGGGGCAGAGGATGAATCTCACAGCCATGTAATTTTGTTGAAGACCTCCAAACAAATCTTTCCAGCctgattgaaatgaatgaagacaaGTTTAGCTGCCATATTATACATTGCACAAACAATTGCTGTCCTCTGACTAGTCTACTGGCCTGGACACTTGGTCATTGTGTCTCCTGTTACAGTCCAGGTATTATCTACTTACACATTATAGCACACGAATCATACAAAACAGCGATGTGAAAGTACAGGAAAATGCAAACCGTCACGTCATAGTACAGGCATAACACACAAAATAGTCACCATGtacaatgtgacatcacagtggtGGTGCTGTCATACAGGTATAATGAATACATCAAGATGCACCACATAGGGACAACGCATTGAGGTCACACTACAGAATGCAAAAAACAACTATGAAATAACTAACCCTTCAGTCGCCACACTATGTACTCCTTAGATCCGTGGAGGCGGACCCAGTCACAGCTAAAAACTTTatgatccatttaaaaaaaaataaaaaaaataaaaaatcattagTCTTGAAGGCTTGAGTAGTGGTTACACTATCAACACCCACTAGATGGCGCCATTGTAACACTTTCTAATCACATGCAAATCAATAAAGATAAAAATAACGTTCAGGTCATTCCTGAGAACAAAGGGAACACGTATGGTTAATGCAGAGAGGCGGGTATTATTAGACTGGGGCATTGAGAGGGAGAACACAAACATGAATCCATGCAATCCCCATTTAAAATTTTATATTATGAGTCAGATGCACCCACATAATACTTGCCCATCCCAATGGTAACATCCATAGATCCTGATACTTTTACCAAAACAAAATCAAAAAGAGGGCTGAATGTATATTCAAAGTTATGCTCTGTAGTAAGGGCATATTTTATGCCTAGATCAGCAAAACCCCAGTAAAGGGAAGTAACAATCAAGTATATTGCAATTAAGGGGATTTACCAGATCCATGTCAATATGCACAAACCGTCTGTATCCATTGCCGAGATCCTATGACGGATGACAGCACCAGACAAATAACAGTAGTGAGCATAGTGACATAGGACATAGTGTAAAAGTCTGTATCCAAAAATGGCTGCACACAGTCACTCTGCTTTCCCAGATCAGATCAAGGCTAGAATCACATACAGCTTATTTTACCTAAAGACAATAGTATattcaaaaacatacaaaaataaagtcAGATATTGACAAAAGTGCAGATTATTTGGAGACCAGTCAAGTATCAAAGTGATGATCCAAAGTCATAAAGGAATGACCCAGCACATATGAAGAGGAGAGGACGCCATGTCTGTCCAATTTTAAATTACGTGCAATAAAAAGTTATGTATTAAACCTTTGTATCCCATCTTCATATGTTCTTGATCATTCTTTAGGTTCACATCATTTCATTCAAAAGGAACGGCTTTCACCTTTAAAACTACAAGCAATATTCAAACCTAATATTTGTGACCAGTTTTTTCATATACTACTAAGGTTCAGGAAATTTCTATAAATTGTGAGAATGAGGATTGTGGctttcactgtgcagcagattgagtatatatatatatatatatatatatatatatatatatatatatatatatggacctcATGGATAGAGCTAAATGCTTTCTTCCAAGGCGTATTTATTACAAAGCATGATATCCTTGGACCAATCAGGCAGGCACTGCCTATGTGTATCACCCATACCTCAACCAATCCTAAGAACAACAGCAAGCCAGTGTATGGACGCCAGGCTGTGCCAGACACAAAGCTTTTGATGACATGTAATGTGCTCTGGTAGCTCTTTGCTGCCTCCTACTGTTAAATATAAAGCAATGCTGCAAATCCACACAGTCGCTGGGCTGTAATTTTAATATCAGTAGACAGGCGAAAATAGACCACCACACCATTCACCCACTGAAATGTGCAACTGGCTCCAGCACACTCAAACCTGGAGGCAAATAGATGTGTCAGCCCTGCACGAGTTGTCATGATCAATGGGGAGCCACTGATCAGGCTTCCACAGACTAAGTTATTAATATTGTGAACCAAAGAGCTGATCCGAAGTCCACTGCACGCACCATACACTTCTGTACCGTGAATGATTTCAGATCTGCCATCGTGATGTCAGAGAAAGACCAACTTACACAGCCCAGCGTTCTAGAATCCAGAATGGGCATATTTAACCACAACCAGCTAGGCTCAGCAATTGTAGTCAACACATGCGTCATATACAAACACacagcaaaaatttttttttttttttttttagacacataTGATGGGATCTGATACACTACAAAGACAGATAGCGCAGATCCTGCAAACATGGCCAGCTTCATCATGTTAAAAGGTGCTGCCATCTTATGATGTTGTCACGAATGGGAGTCCAACTTCTGAATGAAACCCATGCTGCAGTTTTCTGTATAGCAGGCCGGGGGGGGGGACGACATCGTTTGACAGAAGGTAAAGGAAATGTGTAATTCTATGTGTAATCACAGGAGCCACAACTGATGGCATATAATATGCTAGCGATACATCTACCTACATTTATGGCATTTCCAACCATGAGATTCTTAATATGAAGGTTTGACAGGGGTGGGAAGGACTTGCAAAACTTAGACGCTTTAGGGTACAAAGTTCATTTCATAAAAATATGGTTCGAGGATAATCCTAATAAGGTCATATTGTGAGCTGCATTCATTACTCACCACTCTGCTGCGATGGCAGGAACAGTGTGTGGAGCGGCTCAATATTCACTCCCAGAGGCACCTGTATATGCAACACGTGTTTCTATCAGTACTGAAGACCATCATCGCACTTCTAATCGAAGGTCGTAGCACACACCCCTGAAGAAGCTGTACCTACCTCCTAGGGTATTCTTACTGtaagttgagaaccactgctcagGACCAGTTCTTGTATATCTGAAGGGTACTGTGTAATATTTCATTCTCCATGTAGTGACACTGCACAGAAATCCCAGTATATAAACATATACCCCCAATAACTTGCACAACATCCCATTTTCTAACCATCAAGAAAACTTTGCAGACCAAGtttacttttgttttgtttttattttctgttttttttttttttttttttttaagtttttgttctttttacagGCAACTTTATAACCCTTTCACAGCCAGAGGGAAATGTGCCAAGCACTGCCCTGTCCCAGTGGCTGAAAAGGGTTGAGGATATCCCCCAGCaacagaagagaagaagaaacataaaaaataaaagacaaaaatgtaaatattacaaaaaaaaaaaaaaacatattggaCATATTGGAGAAATgctgttgcaggaggaatacaacctcaGGAAAATCCTGAACTGGAGCCGGACCGGCAAATGGaaagggcaaaaaaaataaataaaaataagttgGGGAAATAGGGTGTCCCCTTGGGGTCCTCTATAGCTCTGTATCCCCTCAACCCCCTCAATACAAAATCCAGGAATGAAGAGGCCATTGTAGGAAGGGGTTGAGAGAGACTAGTCCGGAAATAAAAGCTACCCATACCACCCCCATCCACCCCCCTGCTTGCCCCCATCCCTATGTCGACCACCCCCATTCTTCTGTAACTCTTCACACGGATCCCACTGCAGTGGAATAAAGAGCAGGCAGCTCAGGGGCAGCCAGGCCAACGTGACTGAGGGCTCAGGAGGACGTGCTTGTTTCCTTCTGTGGTGGTTGAATTGCATTTCTCTGCAGCCCCTTCTGATTTTCCAAATCTCTAAAGTGTTTTTCGACCTGAAAACCAAGTTTAAAAGTCAGAATGGAAAAGCTATTTTTGCAAAAAGACATAAGATGACCAGGATAAGACATGCACTAGCTCAGATGGAAGGAAGGGGTTGGTGGCAGACAGAAGACTGCTTGTTGGGCATTGACAAGTGAGGGTGTATAACCTGTGACCATCATTGAATGGAAGAATATTGGGCTGTAAGCAATCAATCTGTGCAAGCAGAGAGGCCAATTCATTCTCTTGACCTACACCCCCCCCCATTCACAGCCTATACCAATGCCAAGCTATAAGCAGAGGTAAATAAAGTTGAACCAAAAGCTCAAAAGTAATGAGTGACTCAATCACATTGACAAACAAAATGGAGAAAGTAGAACTCACTATTTTGCGAACATGGCTTAGAGCGCTGCCTTCCTTTCCTTTGCAATTCTCCACTTGGTAAGGGGGAGAGATGACTACCTCTTCCATAACTACTATATTTTTCTCTTGCCATTTACAGTCCTTTATCCTGTAGAAgacagacaaaaaaacaaaagtgaAATCACTGGAACTAGTTATACCGCATAAAAATTAACTCCTTGAGAACCACAGCAATGTTTTATTTGTGTTCGTGATCATACCCTTATTTTATGTTCAATGTAGCTATATGAAATTTTGTTTCAGTGAGCTAGTTGTACTTTATACCTATGCCATTTGGTTTTGGTAAACATTACGAGTTAATATAAGTTTTATTGATCTAACATCAAGATCTTCCATTGTGTGGATGACTGCAACCACCTTTGTAAGATGCTCCATAACCAAGTGAATAGAGTGAAAAAGCCCCACAGGCAAATCCTGCTCAGTTTAAGCCACTCTGGAGTCCCAGAAGTCTGTATTCATCAATCCTACTAGGCAAAAATCCATGTTGGATAGTAGACTCATTGCATCATTACAGTCAGGAGTATAAAGTCACCTTTGCATTCCACCCATCCGGGGTAGTCTACTGTCATCCAATTGCTTAAAAATACAGCGTTGTATATTCAATGCTGACTGGTAGCGGTATATAGATGATGAATTCTAAAACATCTATGGGTTTACGTCAGGTTTCAGTTCTTTAAATTACTACAAGTCTCAGAATTACTAAAGCAGTGACATGACCGCTTTGgactaatccccccccccctacttaCGTCTTATGAATTGTTTGAAATAGCTGTTGCCCTTCCACAGAGACTCCAGCACTGATGGCATAAGCTTGGCTCATCTTCTCTTCCTTCTCCAACCGGGCTCTGCTTGCCAGCTgcggaatgggaaatacaaagaACAATCATGAAGTTGGAAGCACAAGTCTAGATCACCATCCATGCTTGAGAAGAAAACTGGGGGCACTCAAACCTTAGTGAGTGCAGGAGTCCGGCAGTGGGAGCAGACAATTACCTATTCTAGGAAAGGTGACAAGGCTTGTTcattggaaaaccctttaagtgatATGGATAAATCCTCATGACATCACTGAACCAGACATGTTAATCAATCttgcagtagtgcagcctcagtatAACTTTTGATTTAGAACAGACGGGTTGTTTTACCCATCAGTGTGGGAGCCAACATGGTACCCAGGCACTGATGTAGCTGCAGGTCTATCAAGTTCAGTCCCTCCCAATTTTACAAGAGAAGACAGTCATATCACATGATTATATCCAGGAGAGGGAGGACAAACACCAAGACTCTGGTAGTGTAATTTATGTCTATCTGCACAACTGACTACTAAAATGAAGGATATTCAAGGTAACTCACATCCTTGACCTGACAAGGGAAACCACCCGCTTAGTCTGCAGCCACATTCACTGCAAATATTACATGGTGTCTGACAGATGCTCCAAGGATGATTACAATGTACACTGAAACCTTTCCTGGTTAAATCCTCAAGTTTATTTTTAGTTTCTACATTCCATAGGTTTGGCTGTATTCTGTACAGCATAAGGACAGATTCCTCTGCCACAATGAAACAGGTTAAATGATACATCTGAGTAAAATAAAGTCCTTTGCCACTCTGGGGATCCATAGAGGTTTTTTGTGTACTTGACCTCTGCTGCCAGTCACTGGTCTCAGTAGTCTGGAGTCATACATCTAGGCACCACCAATGAGGCCAGTAGTTGGCTGCAGGAGTTATTTTACCACATTCCATGTGCAggaaggtgacaagcagagtgctggcGTCCCAATATATAAACCCCAAGTATCTGAcccatgtgtggtccagtgcaggtctgaaATAGTTTCAGCCCCAggcgtgggtcataggctcattactggtccataaaaggctgcagagcctgcacttcagggcagatcctgggagagaaaggaggtgcctgggtctgtcctgacagaATTTGGAGAGAAtattgcacttttttttgcaaatctgtgtggttggtagtaagccacacatatagttggTACTTCATTGTTTAGtgagtgctcggacgagcagggttttgtttagacattcttttgcctgaagttaaggctgtattttattttgcttattttgtaccttaagtaaaggtttatttattttgcagtttttctaAAACCCATTTGGTACAAATTGTGTATCCccgtctctgactggttgagtccagaccattgctgctactgagctacctccccaaatatgaaaaaaaaaaaaaaaaaaaatatatcaaaaatactggacaacccctccTTTAATTTGAGGAGTCTTGACCGGGGGTTTGACTCCTGAGGCATTCTGATGGGTACTCATCTTAATGGGGTTTTCTAGCCTCAAAATATATGTCCTCAATTAAACATGGGCAGGGGCTCAACAATCAGGCCCCAAGCAAGTCagatgtttgaagaggctgcacttaccaagcacagtgccatgcaGCAGTGTTCGGCATTGTGGCACACCCCATTTACttaagtgtaagggtgcattcacactacgtatactgaagcttattctgtacgtaaaacacgttcagaataagcggcgtataaa contains:
- the LSM12 gene encoding protein LSM12, which translates into the protein MAAPGEYFSVGSQVSCRTCQETRLQGEVVAFDYQSKMLALKCPSTSGKPNHADILLLNLQYVSDVEVLNDRTQTPPPLASLNISKLASRARLEKEEKMSQAYAISAGVSVEGQQLFQTIHKTIKDCKWQEKNIVVMEEVVISPPYQVENCKGKEGSALSHVRKIVEKHFRDLENQKGLQRNAIQPPQKETSTSS